In Deinococcus maricopensis DSM 21211, one genomic interval encodes:
- a CDS encoding YbjN domain-containing protein has protein sequence MNKVLMTSAALLLSSALAGGASAPQTSQVLTGRPAVLAAALKDAGYTAELMDEDGDPLLHMMIGDLHVDLYFFGCKAGVCQRVNATSSFDPAEDEEEQDRQLNIVASWGTDYFTQAYTDEDGALYLDDAYTLAGGFTKANFTTWFKDYVADLKAFRNELAGE, from the coding sequence ATGAACAAAGTGCTCATGACCAGCGCCGCCCTTCTGCTCAGCTCCGCCCTTGCCGGCGGCGCGAGCGCCCCCCAGACCAGCCAGGTCCTCACCGGCCGTCCTGCCGTGCTCGCCGCCGCCCTCAAGGACGCCGGCTACACCGCTGAACTCATGGACGAGGACGGCGACCCGCTGCTGCACATGATGATCGGCGACCTCCACGTCGACCTGTACTTCTTCGGCTGTAAAGCGGGCGTCTGCCAGCGCGTGAACGCCACTTCCAGCTTCGACCCGGCCGAGGACGAGGAAGAGCAGGACCGTCAGCTGAACATCGTCGCCAGCTGGGGCACCGACTACTTCACGCAGGCGTACACCGACGAGGACGGCGCCCTGTACCTCGACGACGCGTACACCCTCGCGGGCGGCTTCACGAAGGCAAACTTCACCACCTGGTTCAAGGACTACGTCGCGGACCTCAAGGCGTTCCGCAACGAACTCGCCGGCGAGTAA
- a CDS encoding DUF3006 family protein: protein MPDDERVIVDALEGEWVRLERGEHAFDVPRAWLPAQVREGDALIARVDGGAVHFEAPAGLAALGVRQAAQARLDALNAEGLEGDIDL, encoded by the coding sequence ATGCCGGACGACGAACGCGTGATCGTGGACGCCCTGGAGGGTGAGTGGGTACGGTTGGAGCGTGGTGAGCACGCGTTCGACGTGCCCCGCGCGTGGTTGCCCGCGCAGGTGCGCGAAGGTGACGCCCTGATCGCCCGCGTGGACGGCGGTGCGGTGCACTTTGAGGCCCCGGCCGGGCTGGCCGCACTCGGGGTGCGGCAGGCCGCGCAGGCGCGCCTGGACGCCCTGAACGCCGAGGGGCTTGAAGGCGACATAGACCTCTGA